The DNA region ACCTCGGGCATAGAGGGCCAACAGCGACCTCTTGGCGATCACCAGGTTGGCCAGGCCGAACAGGCTGAACAACTGCGCCGTGTTCTTGGCCAGGCCCCTGTAGCGGACCTTCTTGTGTCGGAACAGGTTCTTGATCACGTGGAACGGATGCTCGACCTTGGCTCGGATGCTCGCCTTCAGTTGTTCTGCCTGCTCGAGCAGCTGTGCCCATTGGCGGGTCAGGTCCAACTGCCTTCGCTTGCCCGGTTGCATCGCCACGTGCCAGTGCGGCCTTTGCGCTTCCTCGCGCTTGTGCACGCCGCGGTAGCCGGCATCCCCATGGGCGGCCATCTCATCGCCATGCAGCAGCGCACCGGCCTGCGTCACATCGTTGACGTTGGCCGCCGTGCCGACCACCGTGTGTACCAGGCCCGACTCGGCATCCACGCCGATGTGCGCCTTCATCCCGAAGTGCCACTGGGTGCCCTTCCTGGTCTGGTGCATCTCGGGGTCTCGCGCATTACCTTCGTTCTTCGTCGAACTCGGCGCCGCAATGATGGTGGCGTCCACGATGGTGCCCGCACGCATGAGCAGGCCCTGCTCGGCCAGATGAGCGTTGATCTCATCGAATAGCGCCTTGGTCAGGTCGTTGACCAGCAGCAGTCGCCTGAACTTGAGCAGCGTGGTGGCGTCAGGCACCGACTCGCGCGACAGGTCGATGCCCACGAAGTCGCGCAGGGCCTGGCTGTCGTACAGCGCGTCTTCCAGCGCCTCGTCGGCCAGGCCGTACCACTGCTGCAGGCAGTACATGCGCAGCATGCGAGGTACGCCCACCGGCTGGCGGCCCACGCGTCCACTCGTGGGATACAGCGGCTCGATCACGGCGATCAAGCGCGCCCAAGGCACGACGCGTTCCATTTCGGCAAGAAACTTCTCGCGCCGCGTGCGCTTCTTCTTCATCGCGTACTCGGCGCTGGCAAAGCTGCGTTGACTCATGTCGTTCCTGCTGCGGTTCCCGATGCCTTCACGCATGCATGCGGCATGCCTAGTGCGGCAGATTGATCAGCGTTTCCTTAATGGGCGTCGCATCAAGAAAGCCCGCCTCCGTTGTCGTCAGCCGCATACCGAAAAAGAAAGAGAAACACCACACCACGAAATCGAGCTCTTCTCGGCTCCTGCCTTCATGCAGCGTCAGGACATGGGTCTTGGGCAGGCCGAAGACCCGGGCGTTGTACGGCATCGAGCGAACGTTTCCGCTCATGAAGTCCCGCTGCTGCTGCGCACCCGGATAGATCCAGTCCTTGAGGGCGTTGGGGTCCCCGGTAACGGTGGCCACGCTACTTTCGTGATCAGGAAGCGTCTGGACGGAGAAGCGGCCGGTCGCGATGTCGCAGGGCTTGGGGTAGTAACCGAACTCCATGGCAATCCCATTGAGCGGCGCTTTGAGTGGTTGCTCCATCACAGTGCAGGTGGCCTCATGAACTTTGTTTCGTGAATTATCTAAAACGACCATGCTCTGACCGAACAATTCATGGGCAATTTTTGTGAGCCAAGTTGGATGGCACCCTCCCCGCTTCGCCCCAGCGAGTTGTTCCGATTGCTGACGATAGTCACCATAGATCCATACGAACACAGTGCCTTAGGAACCTTCGATGCCCGCTCACGTTCATTGCACCGATGCAGGCGATACCGCCTTGCCGCCGAAAGCATCCATTCCTTATCCGGGTACGGATGGGTACGAAGACCTTCCGCAGTTTTCGGCCAAACTTCCCCTCCCCTTCCGCCGCACCATTCGCCGCCAAGATTTGCACCAGATCGTCCCTTTGGCGGACACGACGATCTATGGAATGGAGCAACGTGGCGAGTTTCCACGCCGATTCAATCTGACCTCGCGCTGCGTTGTCTGGGATCTGGAGGAAGTCGAAGCTTGGATCGAAGCTCGCAAGCAGTCCTCTCGATCCGGTGCTATCACCAGGTCCAACGGACCTGATGTCAGGCTACGTAAGCGCCGACCCGTGCGCGATGTAGCTTCGACGTAGCAACGTGGCTAGGCGATCAGCAGTTTGAGCTCTCGCACCGCTGCCACGGGCAGTCGGTGAATTTCCTTGGTCAGATTAACTTCCAACGCTGCACGCGCGGTTTCCAGCATCTTTCGCTCAACGGCATAGCCCCCCTTCTCTTCCAGCCAGCCCAGCACTTCGGCCAAGTGCCAGATCGAGGCGCTGCCCTCGTGCACCGGTGCTGGAAAAGTCGCAGCATGAGAAAGCATCACCTTACGCATTGCTTGGCGCGACACGCCCACCAATTCGGCGACATCGGTCAGCCCAACGAAATCCGGTGCCGCCTCCACGAGCTTCGCCAAGGGGACAGCACGCCTCACGTCGGCCAGCGCACTGCGCACCGCGGCCTGCGCGTTCTCAGCTTCGCGGGTGAACTCAAGCGCCAAGCGACCCGGCTGCCCGATACCCACCAAGGCGTCATCACAGCCGGCACTGCCGAGACGCTCGACCAGCACATCCGGATCACTGTCGTGCTCGGCGAGCTGGTACTTCAGAATGAAGGTGTATTCCATGGATCAGTCCTCAGATGACGATTCAGCTTCGTTTCGTTGCTGATGGATCGTGCAGTTGTCCACGACCCGCCGCAGCGCTCGGGCATGATTGCCAGGGTTCTTCGGCGTGCTCCACACGCTCGTAATGCAGAACTCGCCGCAGCGGCACTCATCGTCGTTGTAAGGGCAGTAAATCTTGCCCCAGGCATGACTGCCGCCGACCGTGACGCGCCAGCCCTGCCTTTCCGCATGCTTGAGCGCATCTTCGACCTCCTTCTTTGGATGAGCGGAACGGGCCATTCAAGGTTTCCAGTATGGGGATGAATCGTCAGGTTGTCAACTGACAACCTGACGTGAAGTGACTCAGACCGATGCGCTCAGCACCGGCACGACCGTATTGCTCGGCAACAACGTGGGCGCGTATGCGCCACCCTCCACCCAGGCATCGACCATGTTGGCCCACTCCTGCAGCATGTGACGGCGCGGCTCGGCGTATTCGGCCTTGTTGTAGACCGAGCGCGAGGAACGGCCGTCTTCATGCGCCAGGCACTTCTCGATCCAGTCGCCGTTGAAGCCGACCTCGTTGAGCAGCGTCGAGCCGGTGCGGCGCAGGTCGTGCACCGTGAAAGGTTCTAGCGGCAAACCGGCAGCTTTGGCGCGCTCGGACACGATCTGGGTCACGCGGTTGAGCGTCGCCTTGGACATACAGCGGTCGGCGTCGTAGCGCGACGGCAGGACGAACTTCGACCCCGCTGCGCAAGTGTGCAGCGCAACGAAGATGTCCACGGCCTGGCGGGACAGATAGACGACGTGCGGGTTGCGACCCTTCATTCGTGATTTTGGAATCGTCCAGGTCGCGTTCTCGAAATCAACCTCGGCCCATGTCGCCTCGATCAATTCGCTCTTGCGTACCAGCGTCAACAGAATCATGCGCAACGCCAGGCGAATGGTCGGATAGGTGGCCACCGATTCCATCTGCCGGTACATCAAACGGATTTCCATCGGTGACAGCGCTCGATCCTTGGGCACGAAGGTCGCGATCGAAGCCGCGCCCACGCCATCGGCCGGGTTGTCGACCTTCTCGCCGTGCAGGATGGCGAAGGCGTAGACCTGCTTCACGATATCGCGCACGTGGACGGCTGTGGCGGGGGCGCCGCGAGCCTTCACCTTGTTGCACAAGGCGCGCAGGTCGTCGGAGCTGACTTCGTTTAGCAGCCGGTTCTTGAACGCCGGCAGGATGTCCCGATCAACGATGCTCTTGCGCATCGCACGCGTGCTGTCGGCCATCTTGGCGTCGGCAAGCCATCGGGCAGTCATGTCGCCGAAATTCTTGGCAGCGGTCAGCCGGCGCTTCTCGCGCTGCTTCTCGTGCGCCGGGGATCTGCCCTCGGCAACAGCTTTCTTGGCGTCGAGCAGCTTTTCGCGAGCCAAGGCCAGTGAGATGCCGGCCGGCCCGTAACGGCCGATGGTTAGCGTTTCACGCCGGCCGTTGAGACGGTAATCGTAGCGGAAGGTGACGGTACCGGTGGGCGATACCGTCACGTACATGCCGTCACGGTCGGAAGCCTTGTAAGTCAGGGACTTAGGCTTGAGGTTGCGCAGTGC from Burkholderia ambifaria AMMD includes:
- a CDS encoding tyrosine-type recombinase/integrase, giving the protein MLTDTALRNLKPKSLTYKASDRDGMYVTVSPTGTVTFRYDYRLNGRRETLTIGRYGPAGISLALAREKLLDAKKAVAEGRSPAHEKQREKRRLTAAKNFGDMTARWLADAKMADSTRAMRKSIVDRDILPAFKNRLLNEVSSDDLRALCNKVKARGAPATAVHVRDIVKQVYAFAILHGEKVDNPADGVGAASIATFVPKDRALSPMEIRLMYRQMESVATYPTIRLALRMILLTLVRKSELIEATWAEVDFENATWTIPKSRMKGRNPHVVYLSRQAVDIFVALHTCAAGSKFVLPSRYDADRCMSKATLNRVTQIVSERAKAAGLPLEPFTVHDLRRTGSTLLNEVGFNGDWIEKCLAHEDGRSSRSVYNKAEYAEPRRHMLQEWANMVDAWVEGGAYAPTLLPSNTVVPVLSASV
- a CDS encoding IS5 family transposase; protein product: MSQRSFASAEYAMKKKRTRREKFLAEMERVVPWARLIAVIEPLYPTSGRVGRQPVGVPRMLRMYCLQQWYGLADEALEDALYDSQALRDFVGIDLSRESVPDATTLLKFRRLLLVNDLTKALFDEINAHLAEQGLLMRAGTIVDATIIAAPSSTKNEGNARDPEMHQTRKGTQWHFGMKAHIGVDAESGLVHTVVGTAANVNDVTQAGALLHGDEMAAHGDAGYRGVHKREEAQRPHWHVAMQPGKRRQLDLTRQWAQLLEQAEQLKASIRAKVEHPFHVIKNLFRHKKVRYRGLAKNTAQLFSLFGLANLVIAKRSLLALYARGASRAC
- a CDS encoding helix-turn-helix transcriptional regulator, translated to MPAHVHCTDAGDTALPPKASIPYPGTDGYEDLPQFSAKLPLPFRRTIRRQDLHQIVPLADTTIYGMEQRGEFPRRFNLTSRCVVWDLEEVEAWIEARKQSSRSGAITRSNGPDVRLRKRRPVRDVAST
- a CDS encoding helix-turn-helix transcriptional regulator — encoded protein: MEYTFILKYQLAEHDSDPDVLVERLGSAGCDDALVGIGQPGRLALEFTREAENAQAAVRSALADVRRAVPLAKLVEAAPDFVGLTDVAELVGVSRQAMRKVMLSHAATFPAPVHEGSASIWHLAEVLGWLEEKGGYAVERKMLETARAALEVNLTKEIHRLPVAAVRELKLLIA